One Methylobacterium sp. 77 DNA window includes the following coding sequences:
- the hpnH gene encoding adenosyl-hopene transferase HpnH: protein MGIPLRYVAKIGGYILKQHLTGRKRYPLVMMMEPLFRCNLACAGCGKIDYPDEILNKRLPVADALESVRECGAPMVVIAGGEPLLHKDLPQIVEGIIAQKKFAIVCTNALLLEKKIKDYKPSPYFTWSIHLDGDKEMHDQSVCQRGVYDKAVSAIAKAKEMGFRVTINCTFFNNSSADKIADFFDTVTKLGIDGITVSPGYAYERAPDQQHFLNRKATKDLFRGVFRHGKEKGRQNWTFQQSGLFLDFLAGNQTYHCTPWGNPTRTVFGWQKPCYLLGEGYAATFKELMEETDWDSYGTGNYEKCADCMVHSGYEASSVVDSVKKPWKPLIHAIRGIKTEGEMAPEVSLENQRPAEFVFSRNVAQKLSEIKASGVDTKREARNRTAA from the coding sequence TTGGGTATTCCCCTCCGTTACGTCGCGAAGATTGGCGGCTACATCCTCAAGCAGCACCTCACCGGTCGCAAGCGCTATCCGCTCGTGATGATGATGGAGCCGCTGTTCCGCTGCAATCTCGCCTGCGCCGGCTGCGGGAAGATCGATTATCCGGACGAGATCCTGAACAAGCGCCTGCCCGTGGCGGACGCCCTGGAATCCGTGCGCGAGTGCGGCGCACCCATGGTCGTGATCGCCGGCGGCGAGCCGCTGCTTCACAAGGATCTGCCGCAGATCGTCGAGGGCATCATCGCGCAGAAGAAGTTCGCGATCGTGTGCACGAACGCGCTCCTGCTCGAGAAGAAGATCAAGGACTACAAGCCCAGCCCGTACTTCACCTGGTCGATCCATCTCGATGGCGACAAGGAGATGCACGATCAGTCGGTGTGCCAGCGCGGCGTCTACGACAAGGCCGTCTCGGCCATCGCCAAGGCGAAGGAGATGGGCTTCCGGGTCACCATCAACTGCACCTTCTTCAACAATTCCTCGGCCGACAAGATCGCCGACTTCTTCGACACCGTGACGAAGCTCGGCATCGACGGCATTACCGTCTCCCCCGGCTACGCCTACGAGCGCGCCCCCGACCAGCAGCACTTCCTCAACCGTAAGGCGACGAAGGACCTGTTCCGCGGCGTGTTCCGCCACGGCAAGGAGAAGGGCCGCCAGAACTGGACCTTCCAGCAGTCGGGCCTGTTCCTCGACTTCCTGGCCGGCAACCAGACCTACCATTGCACCCCGTGGGGCAACCCGACCCGCACCGTGTTCGGCTGGCAGAAACCCTGCTACCTGCTCGGCGAGGGCTACGCGGCCACCTTCAAGGAGTTGATGGAGGAGACCGACTGGGATTCCTACGGCACCGGCAACTACGAGAAGTGCGCCGACTGCATGGTCCATTCCGGCTACGAGGCCTCCTCGGTGGTCGATTCCGTGAAGAAGCCGTGGAAGCCGCTGATCCACGCCATTCGCGGCATCAAGACCGAGGGCGAGATGGCCCCCGAGGTCAGCCTGGAGAACCAGCGCCCGGCCGAGTTCGTGTTCTCGCGCAACGTCGCCCAGAAGCTGTCCGAGATCAAAGCCTCCGGCGTCGACACCAAGCGCGAAGCCCGGAACCGCACCGCGGCCTGA
- a CDS encoding MMPL family transporter, which translates to MIERLVAFSVHRRWLVITLVAILTVASAALGAHLFRINTDVERLIDKDVPWRQDEINYEKAFPQRTGTLVAVIDGKTPELAEEAAASLAKAILAHPDQIETVYRPDGGPFYDKNGFLLMSQEELTKTMDQLVQQQGLLGPLAADPTLRGVMRVLGLGAKGIKSGDAKLEDLDGPMTRIDEVLRKVLAGEPARLSWQLLLSNGKAQSTELRKFIMIQPKLDYAALQPGADATKLIRGIATDLKINTLGGLDGVDNPRMRLTGPVAVADDEFATLSDDALLNNGVTVAAIVLFLWLALRSGPLVVAVIITTFAGLIVTTALGLLMVGELNPISVAFTALFVGLGIDFGIQFAVRYRADRFEQPDLPSAIRAAARGVGWSLSLAAISLLAGFFAFLPTAFRGVSELGLIAGVGMIVAYLFSLTLLPALIAVFKPKGEARAVETTWLAGVDPWIIRNRKLVLIVVGVITVAGIPLLFKLPFDSNPMHLRSTKVESISTYLDLIKDPETSPNLIDVIAPSVAAVPELAAKLKALPSVAKVIDIDTFVPPDQDQKLATIAETAELLGPILNPVRKPPPPTDADTVKALKEAATALKSIATGDAGGAKAAGSLAGTLDSLAVATPQIREAANVAVTTDLKSLLVRLRGLLAPEKVTLTNIPPALKAEWIASDGRARIEVHPSGDANDNLVLRRFAKEVQTVAPHATGAPVATTSSSYTILGAFVQAALTALVAIFIILSVALRKPWDVAMTLGPLVLATLWTLMALHVVGMPLNFANIIALPLMLAVGVAFHIYYVIAWRAGVTDMLASSLTRAIFFSALTTGTAFGSLVLSSHPGTASMGKLLALSLFFTLVAAFFVVPAFLGPPPKQPDRKRPEGDEAMAGVTLAKAEREPMAVK; encoded by the coding sequence GTGATCGAACGTCTCGTCGCGTTTTCCGTCCATCGGCGTTGGCTCGTCATCACCCTGGTGGCGATTCTCACCGTGGCAAGCGCGGCGCTTGGCGCGCACCTGTTTCGCATCAACACCGATGTTGAGCGGCTCATCGACAAGGATGTGCCCTGGCGCCAGGACGAGATCAACTACGAGAAGGCGTTTCCGCAGCGGACCGGCACTCTCGTGGCCGTGATCGACGGCAAGACGCCCGAACTCGCCGAGGAGGCCGCCGCCTCCCTCGCCAAGGCGATCCTCGCCCATCCCGACCAGATCGAGACCGTCTACCGCCCGGATGGCGGCCCGTTCTACGACAAGAACGGCTTCCTGCTGATGTCGCAGGAAGAACTGACCAAGACAATGGACCAGCTCGTCCAGCAGCAGGGCCTGCTCGGCCCGCTCGCGGCCGACCCGACCCTGCGCGGCGTCATGCGCGTGCTCGGCCTCGGCGCCAAGGGCATCAAGAGCGGCGACGCCAAACTCGAAGACCTCGACGGCCCGATGACGCGGATCGACGAGGTGCTGCGCAAGGTGCTGGCCGGCGAACCCGCCCGGCTGTCGTGGCAGCTGCTCCTCTCCAACGGCAAGGCCCAGAGCACGGAGCTGCGCAAGTTCATCATGATCCAGCCGAAACTGGATTATGCCGCGCTTCAGCCCGGCGCGGATGCGACGAAGCTCATCCGGGGGATCGCCACCGATCTGAAGATCAACACCCTCGGTGGCCTCGACGGCGTCGACAACCCGCGCATGCGCCTCACCGGCCCGGTCGCCGTCGCCGATGACGAGTTCGCCACGCTCTCGGACGACGCGCTGCTCAACAACGGCGTCACCGTGGCGGCCATCGTGCTGTTCCTGTGGCTCGCCCTGCGCTCCGGCCCGCTCGTCGTGGCGGTGATCATCACCACCTTCGCCGGCCTCATCGTCACCACCGCCCTCGGCCTTCTCATGGTCGGCGAGCTGAACCCGATCTCGGTGGCGTTCACCGCCCTGTTCGTGGGGCTCGGGATCGATTTCGGCATCCAGTTCGCCGTGCGCTACCGGGCCGACCGGTTCGAGCAGCCCGACCTGCCGAGCGCGATCCGCGCCGCCGCGCGCGGTGTCGGCTGGTCCCTGAGTCTGGCCGCCATCTCCCTTCTGGCGGGCTTCTTCGCCTTCCTGCCCACCGCCTTCCGCGGCGTGTCCGAGCTCGGCCTCATCGCCGGCGTCGGCATGATCGTGGCGTATCTGTTCTCGCTGACCCTGCTCCCGGCCCTCATCGCCGTGTTCAAGCCCAAGGGAGAGGCGCGGGCGGTGGAGACGACCTGGCTTGCCGGCGTCGATCCCTGGATCATCCGGAACCGCAAGCTCGTGCTCATCGTCGTCGGCGTGATCACGGTGGCGGGCATCCCGCTCCTGTTCAAGCTGCCGTTCGATTCCAACCCGATGCACCTGCGCAGCACCAAGGTGGAGTCGATCTCGACCTATCTCGACCTGATCAAGGACCCGGAGACCAGCCCGAACCTGATCGACGTGATCGCCCCCTCCGTGGCCGCCGTTCCGGAACTGGCCGCCAAGCTGAAGGCGCTGCCTTCGGTCGCCAAGGTCATCGACATCGACACCTTCGTGCCGCCGGATCAGGACCAGAAGCTCGCGACCATCGCGGAGACGGCCGAACTCCTCGGCCCGATCCTCAACCCCGTGCGCAAGCCGCCGCCGCCCACCGACGCCGATACCGTGAAGGCGCTGAAGGAAGCCGCCACCGCGCTCAAGAGCATCGCCACGGGCGATGCCGGCGGGGCGAAGGCCGCGGGCTCCCTTGCCGGCACCCTCGATTCGCTCGCTGTCGCGACCCCGCAGATCCGCGAGGCCGCCAACGTCGCCGTGACGACCGACCTCAAGTCCCTGCTCGTCCGCCTCCGCGGCCTGCTCGCGCCGGAGAAGGTCACCCTCACCAACATCCCGCCGGCGCTGAAGGCCGAGTGGATCGCCTCGGACGGACGGGCACGGATCGAGGTGCATCCGAGCGGGGACGCCAACGACAACCTCGTCCTGCGCCGCTTCGCCAAGGAGGTGCAGACGGTCGCCCCTCACGCGACCGGCGCGCCGGTGGCCACGACCTCGTCGAGCTACACCATCCTCGGCGCCTTCGTGCAGGCGGCGCTGACGGCCCTCGTCGCGATCTTCATCATCCTGTCGGTGGCGCTTCGCAAACCCTGGGACGTGGCGATGACGCTGGGGCCGCTGGTGCTGGCCACGCTGTGGACGCTGATGGCGCTGCACGTGGTCGGCATGCCGCTGAACTTCGCCAACATCATCGCCCTGCCGCTGATGCTCGCGGTGGGCGTGGCCTTCCACATCTACTACGTCATCGCCTGGCGGGCCGGCGTCACCGACATGCTGGCGTCGAGCCTGACGCGGGCGATCTTCTTCTCGGCTCTGACCACGGGCACGGCCTTCGGCTCGCTGGTCCTGTCGAGCCATCCCGGCACGGCGAGCATGGGCAAGCTTCTCGCCCTGTCGCTGTTCTTCACCCTCGTCGCCGCCTTCTTCGTGGTCCCGGCCTTCCTCGGGCCTCCGCCGAAGCAGCCCGACCGCAAGCGCCCCGAAGGCGACGAGGCCATGGCCGGCGTGACGCTGGCGAAGGCCGAGCGCGAGCCGATGGCGGTGAAATAG
- the hpnK gene encoding hopanoid biosynthesis-associated protein HpnK, which produces MKRLVVTADDFGLSLEVNEAVEQAHRDGILTAASLMVSAPAAADAVARARRMPSLRVGLHLVMVEAWPTLPPAELPDLVDADGLIRRDMGRLGLDLAVKPSARRQLSAEITAQFEAYRATGLPLDHVNAHKHFHVHPLIAGRVLAIGRGYGMRALRVPRETRAILRAAEPGANPKPALDIAPWAGLLAVRARQAGLLIPDRTLGLAWSGAMTPRRVAGLLEHLPDGLTELYTHPATSGGFPGEAPGYAYAAERDALIAPDAIAAIGKVGAVTGGFSDFL; this is translated from the coding sequence ATGAAGCGCCTCGTCGTCACCGCCGACGATTTCGGCCTGAGCCTGGAAGTCAACGAGGCCGTCGAACAGGCCCATCGCGACGGGATCCTGACGGCGGCGAGCCTGATGGTCTCCGCCCCGGCGGCCGCCGATGCCGTGGCGCGGGCCAGGCGCATGCCCTCCCTGCGCGTCGGACTCCACCTTGTCATGGTCGAGGCGTGGCCGACGCTGCCGCCCGCCGAACTGCCCGACCTCGTGGACGCGGATGGGCTGATCCGCCGCGACATGGGTCGCCTCGGGCTCGATCTGGCGGTGAAACCGTCGGCGCGCCGCCAGCTCTCGGCGGAGATCACGGCTCAGTTCGAGGCCTACAGGGCCACCGGCCTGCCCCTCGACCACGTCAACGCCCATAAGCATTTCCACGTGCATCCGCTCATCGCCGGGCGGGTTCTGGCGATCGGCCGCGGCTACGGCATGCGGGCGTTGCGGGTGCCGCGCGAGACCCGCGCCATCCTCCGTGCCGCCGAGCCGGGCGCGAACCCGAAGCCGGCCCTCGACATCGCACCCTGGGCCGGGCTGCTCGCCGTCCGTGCCCGTCAGGCGGGCCTGCTGATCCCGGATCGCACCCTCGGGCTCGCCTGGTCGGGCGCGATGACGCCCCGGCGGGTGGCAGGTCTGCTGGAGCATCTGCCGGACGGCCTGACCGAACTCTACACCCACCCGGCAACCAGCGGCGGCTTCCCCGGCGAAGCGCCGGGCTATGCCTACGCCGCCGAGCGCGACGCCCTGATCGCACCGGACGCGATCGCGGCCATCGGGAAAGTAGGCGCGGTGACGGGCGGGTTCTCGGACTTCCTGTAG
- the hpnJ gene encoding hopanoid biosynthesis associated radical SAM protein HpnJ: MRTLFLQAPTFDGFDGGAGSRYQAKREIKSFWYPTWLAQPAALVPNSKLIDAPPHNIKLPEIVAQAHDFDLVVLHTSVPSFKSDVKTVEALKAANPKLIAGLIGAKVAVDAAGAMAQAPCIDFCARNEFDFTVKEVADGTPMSEIKGLSYRDANGVVIHNVDREIMTDMDQLPFVTSVYKRDLEMEKYFIGYLKHPYISFYSGRGCKSRCTFCLWPQTVGGHTYRTRSVAHVIEEIKYCLKEFPQTKEFFFDDDTFTDNLPRAEEIARELGKLGVTWSCNAKANVPRETLKVLKENGLRLLLVGYESGNQQILNNIKKGMRVEVAERFTKDCHDLGIAIHGTFIVGLPGETRETIQETIAFAKRINPHTIQASLAAPYPGTFLYKQAVENGWLDIANAELVDENGVQIAPLHYPHLSHSEIFAAVEEFYRKFYFRAPKIASIVSEMVRSPDMMKRRLREGVEFYRFLKERQGTAKAA, encoded by the coding sequence ATGCGCACGCTCTTCCTCCAGGCTCCCACGTTCGATGGTTTCGATGGCGGAGCGGGCTCCCGCTACCAGGCCAAGCGTGAGATCAAGTCGTTCTGGTACCCGACTTGGCTGGCCCAGCCGGCCGCCCTGGTGCCGAACTCGAAGCTGATCGACGCTCCCCCGCACAACATCAAGCTTCCCGAGATCGTGGCCCAGGCCCATGACTTCGACCTCGTCGTGCTCCACACCTCGGTGCCGTCGTTCAAGTCCGACGTTAAGACCGTCGAGGCGCTGAAGGCCGCCAACCCGAAGCTCATCGCCGGCCTCATCGGCGCCAAGGTCGCGGTCGACGCCGCCGGCGCCATGGCCCAGGCCCCGTGCATCGATTTCTGCGCCCGCAACGAGTTCGACTTCACCGTCAAGGAAGTCGCCGACGGCACGCCGATGTCGGAGATCAAGGGTCTGTCCTACCGGGACGCCAATGGTGTCGTGATCCACAACGTGGACCGCGAGATCATGACCGACATGGATCAGCTTCCCTTCGTCACGAGCGTGTACAAGCGCGATCTCGAGATGGAGAAGTACTTCATTGGGTACCTCAAGCACCCCTACATCTCGTTCTACTCGGGCCGGGGCTGCAAGAGCCGCTGCACCTTCTGCCTCTGGCCGCAGACCGTCGGTGGCCACACCTACCGCACCCGCTCGGTCGCGCACGTGATCGAGGAGATCAAGTACTGCCTGAAGGAGTTCCCGCAGACGAAGGAGTTCTTCTTCGACGACGACACCTTCACCGACAACCTGCCGCGCGCGGAAGAGATCGCCCGCGAACTCGGCAAGCTCGGCGTGACCTGGTCGTGCAACGCCAAGGCGAACGTGCCCCGCGAGACCCTGAAGGTCCTCAAGGAGAACGGCCTGCGCCTGCTCCTCGTCGGCTACGAATCCGGCAACCAGCAGATCCTGAACAACATCAAGAAGGGCATGCGCGTCGAGGTGGCCGAGCGGTTCACCAAGGATTGCCACGACCTCGGCATCGCCATCCACGGCACCTTCATCGTCGGCCTGCCGGGCGAGACCCGCGAGACGATCCAGGAGACCATCGCCTTCGCCAAGCGCATCAACCCGCACACGATCCAGGCCTCGCTGGCGGCACCCTACCCGGGCACTTTCCTCTACAAGCAGGCAGTGGAGAACGGCTGGCTCGACATCGCCAATGCCGAGCTCGTCGACGAGAACGGCGTGCAGATCGCTCCTCTGCACTACCCGCACCTCTCGCATTCCGAGATCTTCGCGGCGGTGGAGGAGTTCTATCGGAAGTTCTACTTCCGCGCTCCGAAGATCGCTTCCATCGTCTCCGAGATGGTCCGCTCGCCCGACATGATGAAGCGCCGCCTGCGCGAGGGCGTCGAGTTCTATCGCTTCCTCAAGGAGCGCCAGGGCACCGCTAAAGCTGCCTGA
- the hpnI gene encoding bacteriohopanetetrol glucosamine biosynthesis glycosyltransferase HpnI, whose product MDLTLTDLPLTDLPLANLTWLSLLFQLMALVGCVYGLTAAFLASRYARRAVPVLAANAARPSVTILKPLCGMEPHLYENLETFCRQDYAGPMQVVFGVQNATDPAIAVVRRLAEAYPALRLDLVIDARQHGSNRKVSNLINMSAEIAHDVIILADSDMVAKPDYLERIVAELAQPGINGVTCLYHGVPAHRGIWAHLSALAIDVQFLPNVVMGTSLGLAKPCFGSTIAFTTAALAEMGGFEAFRDDLADDYAVGEALRAKGGLVAIPTFTIGHTCVDTDFAGLWKHELRWNRTIRNVDPAGYAGSIVTHAFPLALIGALIPGAGTSGLAVAALALACRIILCVRLERAFDLAPHPYWLLPIRDILSFMNFSWSFVSGAVTWKGHDYRVVADGTLIPERSLGHDAGASPL is encoded by the coding sequence ATGGACCTCACCTTGACGGACCTGCCCCTGACGGATCTGCCTTTGGCGAACCTGACCTGGCTGTCGCTCCTGTTCCAGCTCATGGCGCTGGTCGGATGCGTCTACGGGTTGACGGCCGCCTTCCTGGCAAGCCGCTACGCCCGCCGCGCCGTTCCGGTGCTAGCAGCGAATGCCGCGCGTCCGTCGGTCACCATCCTGAAGCCGCTCTGCGGGATGGAACCCCATCTCTACGAGAACCTCGAGACCTTCTGCCGCCAGGATTACGCCGGCCCGATGCAGGTCGTGTTCGGCGTCCAGAACGCCACCGATCCGGCCATCGCCGTGGTGCGCCGCCTCGCCGAGGCCTATCCGGCCCTCCGGCTCGATCTCGTCATCGATGCGCGCCAGCACGGCTCGAACCGCAAGGTCTCCAACCTGATCAATATGTCGGCCGAGATCGCCCATGACGTGATCATCCTCGCCGACAGCGACATGGTGGCCAAGCCCGACTACCTCGAACGCATCGTCGCCGAGCTGGCGCAGCCGGGCATCAACGGCGTCACCTGCCTCTATCACGGCGTGCCGGCGCATCGCGGCATCTGGGCCCATCTCTCGGCCCTGGCCATCGACGTGCAGTTCCTGCCCAACGTCGTGATGGGAACTTCGCTCGGCCTCGCCAAGCCCTGCTTCGGCTCCACCATCGCCTTCACCACCGCGGCGCTCGCCGAGATGGGCGGGTTCGAGGCCTTCCGCGACGACCTCGCGGACGATTACGCAGTCGGCGAGGCTCTGCGCGCCAAGGGCGGCCTCGTTGCGATCCCGACCTTCACGATCGGGCATACCTGCGTCGACACCGACTTCGCCGGCCTGTGGAAGCACGAGCTGCGCTGGAACCGCACCATCCGCAACGTCGATCCGGCCGGTTATGCCGGCTCGATCGTCACCCATGCCTTCCCGCTGGCCCTCATCGGCGCGCTGATTCCCGGCGCCGGCACCAGCGGCCTCGCGGTCGCCGCCCTGGCGCTCGCCTGCCGGATCATCCTCTGCGTCCGCCTCGAGCGCGCCTTCGACCTCGCTCCGCACCCCTACTGGCTGTTGCCGATACGTGACATCCTCTCCTTCATGAACTTCTCATGGAGCTTCGTGTCGGGGGCGGTGACATGGAAAGGTCATGATTATCGGGTGGTTGCGGACGGTACGCTGATCCCGGAGCGAAGCCTCGGCCACGATGCCGGCGCGTCCCCGCTCTGA
- a CDS encoding ABC transporter substrate-binding protein, producing the protein MRVSGFASGLVASTLLAFAVLPGLLLSGSPARAAEDAAVQTVRGLYASFEGALKAPEAGVKGRALVIGPALDQSMDFPAMARVAVGAKWKGFTPEQQGALTEAFKQYFTATYATRLSQAAGGKFDVKPDSDARGQNRVVQTEVANAEGDASQIDFLVGSGNRIQDVYLNGNVSEVAAMRGSFADPLKAGGADGLLKFLRDRTATMLAAKPKP; encoded by the coding sequence ATGCGCGTGAGCGGCTTCGCCTCGGGGCTCGTCGCCTCGACCCTTCTTGCCTTCGCCGTACTGCCGGGGCTTCTCCTCTCGGGAAGCCCCGCGCGCGCCGCGGAGGATGCGGCCGTGCAGACCGTGCGCGGGCTCTATGCCAGCTTCGAGGGTGCGCTCAAGGCGCCCGAAGCCGGCGTGAAGGGGAGGGCTCTCGTCATCGGCCCGGCCCTCGACCAGAGCATGGATTTCCCGGCCATGGCGCGGGTCGCCGTCGGGGCGAAATGGAAGGGCTTCACGCCCGAGCAGCAGGGTGCGCTGACCGAAGCCTTCAAGCAGTATTTCACCGCGACCTATGCCACCCGCCTGTCCCAGGCGGCCGGCGGCAAGTTCGACGTCAAGCCCGACAGCGACGCGCGCGGGCAGAACCGCGTGGTCCAGACCGAGGTCGCCAACGCCGAGGGCGATGCCTCGCAGATCGATTTCCTCGTCGGCTCCGGCAACCGGATCCAGGACGTCTACCTCAACGGCAATGTCAGCGAAGTCGCCGCCATGCGGGGCAGCTTCGCCGACCCGCTGAAGGCCGGCGGCGCGGACGGCCTGCTGAAATTCCTCCGCGATCGAACGGCGACGATGCTCGCCGCCAAACCAAAGCCTTAG
- a CDS encoding flippase-like domain-containing protein, with protein MKRLTTLALIVGLCTVAGLFLSSGLDDVAAAVVSAGWGAALVVVARAAAVGWAGLGWFAVFPRSERPSLWDCVSLRFVREGINTLLPVATVGGDFVGARLLAQRGLSGGLAGASMFVDLMTQAVTQFLFTVGGVALLAWLHGDGPVVRTVAGGLAIAAPALGAFFLIQRRSGHRIIQALLNRFAAAREWRALGAVDVLYDNLRRLYSSPKRVVGAMGVHMIGWIIGAAEVYVALHFMGYPVSVAEAIVIESLAQAVRGAAFAVPGALGAQEGGLIALCAVFDIPAEAALALSLVKRLADLMVGVPGLVAWHFMEGKTKGKSSAPDTDALDASDTTSGDAGTTKTGGETARSGSVDAMSVARLPANLAGSHTVLRSMESEMGTLRKCA; from the coding sequence ATGAAGCGTCTGACGACATTGGCCCTCATCGTCGGCCTCTGCACGGTTGCAGGCTTGTTCTTGTCATCGGGATTGGATGACGTGGCGGCCGCGGTCGTGAGCGCCGGCTGGGGCGCCGCCCTCGTCGTGGTGGCGCGCGCCGCCGCCGTGGGCTGGGCCGGCCTTGGCTGGTTCGCGGTGTTCCCCCGGTCCGAACGGCCGAGCCTGTGGGATTGCGTCTCCCTGCGCTTCGTGCGCGAGGGCATCAACACGCTCCTTCCCGTGGCGACCGTCGGCGGAGACTTCGTCGGCGCCCGGCTGTTGGCGCAGCGCGGCCTGTCCGGCGGCCTCGCCGGGGCCAGCATGTTCGTCGACCTGATGACCCAGGCCGTCACCCAGTTCCTCTTCACGGTCGGCGGCGTCGCCCTTCTCGCCTGGCTGCACGGCGACGGCCCGGTCGTGCGCACCGTCGCCGGCGGCCTCGCCATCGCCGCCCCGGCGCTCGGCGCCTTCTTCCTGATCCAGCGCCGCAGCGGCCACCGGATCATCCAGGCCCTGCTGAACCGCTTCGCCGCCGCGCGCGAATGGCGGGCGCTCGGCGCCGTGGACGTGCTCTACGACAATCTCCGCCGACTTTATTCCTCGCCCAAGCGGGTCGTCGGCGCCATGGGCGTGCACATGATCGGCTGGATCATCGGCGCGGCCGAGGTCTACGTGGCACTTCACTTCATGGGCTATCCGGTCAGCGTCGCCGAGGCGATCGTGATCGAGAGCTTGGCCCAGGCCGTGCGCGGCGCGGCCTTCGCGGTCCCCGGTGCCCTCGGTGCCCAGGAAGGCGGACTCATCGCCCTCTGCGCCGTCTTCGACATTCCCGCCGAGGCCGCCCTGGCGCTCTCCCTGGTGAAGCGGCTGGCCGATCTCATGGTCGGCGTTCCGGGCCTGGTGGCCTGGCACTTCATGGAAGGCAAGACGAAGGGCAAGTCGAGCGCGCCCGACACCGACGCGCTCGATGCCTCCGACACGACCTCCGGGGACGCGGGCACCACGAAGACCGGCGGCGAGACTGCCCGGTCGGGAAGCGTGGACGCCATGTCGGTCGCCCGCCTGCCCGCCAACCTTGCCGGAAGCCATACCGTCCTGCGGTCGATGGAGAGCGAGATGGGGACTCTGCGGAAATGCGCGTGA
- a CDS encoding amidinotransferase → MDREVFTTAQDAVFADAQIDTYDTGSASYRAPPAPQSPVMAWNEWDPLEEVIVGSLDGATIPSHHLTVIFNLPRAAQPFYRLAAGFRYPAFMKKLAQKELDNFITILAGEGVKIRRPDTIDFSRKYKAPRWSSRGFCVACPRDPYLVIGDEIIESPMCWRSRYFEGDAYRSLFKEYFRNGARWTSAPRPQLTDELYNYDYRVPNLKAGEPMQFTVNEFEPVFDAADFVRCGRDLFVTRSNVTNLMGIEWLRRHLGPGFRIHEIESRCPQPMHIDSSFMPLAPGKVLVNPDYIDVEKLPAVLKTWDVLIAPRPDPVDGFMSKISMCSPWTSINVLAIDEKKIVVDASQPTLIKALKDWGFDPIPAPFLSYGPFGGSFHCATLDVRRRGVLKSYF, encoded by the coding sequence ATGGACCGCGAAGTTTTCACCACGGCGCAGGACGCCGTGTTCGCTGACGCGCAGATCGACACCTACGACACCGGCTCGGCCAGCTATCGCGCCCCCCCCGCCCCGCAATCGCCGGTCATGGCCTGGAACGAGTGGGACCCGCTCGAAGAGGTGATCGTCGGCAGCCTCGACGGCGCGACCATCCCGTCCCACCACCTCACCGTGATCTTCAATCTGCCGCGCGCCGCGCAGCCGTTCTACCGGCTTGCCGCGGGCTTCCGCTATCCGGCGTTCATGAAGAAGCTCGCGCAGAAGGAGCTCGACAACTTTATCACGATCCTCGCCGGCGAGGGCGTGAAGATCCGCCGGCCGGACACGATCGATTTCTCGCGCAAGTACAAGGCCCCGCGCTGGTCGTCGCGCGGGTTCTGCGTCGCCTGCCCGCGCGACCCGTATCTCGTCATCGGCGACGAGATCATCGAGAGCCCGATGTGCTGGCGCTCGCGCTATTTCGAGGGCGACGCCTACCGCTCGCTGTTCAAGGAATATTTCCGCAACGGCGCGCGCTGGACCTCGGCGCCGCGGCCCCAGCTTACCGACGAGCTCTATAATTACGATTACCGAGTGCCGAACCTGAAGGCCGGTGAGCCAATGCAGTTCACCGTCAACGAGTTCGAGCCGGTCTTCGATGCCGCCGACTTCGTCCGGTGCGGCCGCGACCTCTTCGTCACCCGCTCCAACGTGACGAACCTCATGGGCATCGAGTGGCTGCGCCGCCATCTCGGTCCGGGCTTCCGCATCCACGAGATCGAGAGCCGCTGCCCGCAGCCGATGCACATCGACTCGTCCTTCATGCCGCTGGCGCCGGGCAAGGTCCTGGTCAACCCGGATTACATCGACGTCGAGAAGCTCCCCGCCGTGCTGAAGACCTGGGACGTGCTGATCGCGCCCCGCCCCGACCCGGTGGACGGCTTCATGAGCAAGATCTCGATGTGCTCGCCCTGGACCTCGATCAACGTACTCGCCATCGACGAGAAGAAGATCGTCGTCGACGCGAGCCAGCCGACCCTGATCAAGGCCCTGAAGGATTGGGGCTTCGATCCGATCCCGGCCCCGTTCCTGTCCTACGGGCCGTTCGGCGGCTCCTTCCATTGCGCCACCCTCGACGTGCGCCGCCGGGGTGTCCTGAAATCCTATTTCTAG